In Deinococcus aquaedulcis, the genomic stretch GCCACGCTCTGGCTGCGGTTTTGCAGTTCGCTGCGCAGGTATTGCAGGCGGGGGTGTTCCAGCTTGGGGTCGTGCGCGAGGATGTGCTTGGCCAGTTCGCGGGCCTGCTCAATGATCTCGGTGTCGTTGGCAAGATCGGCCAGCCGCAGGTCGGGAATGCCGCTCTGGCGGGTGCCGCGCAACTCGCCGGGGCCGCGCAGCTTCAGGTCGGCTTCGGCAATCACAAAGCCGTCGGTACTGCCCTCAATGATCTTCAGGCGCTGGCGGGTTTTCTTGCTGTGCTCGCCCGCAATCAGCACGCAGTAGCTCTGGGCGCTGCCGCGCCCCACCCGGCCGCGTAACTGGTGCAGCTGCGCCAGCCCGAAGCGTTCGGCGTTTTCAATGACCATCACCGTGGCGTTGGGCACGTCCACCCCCACCTCAATCACGGTGGTGGACACCAGCACGTCGAACTCGTGGGCGCGGAAGCGGTCCATGACGTGGTCCTTCTCGGCGGCGCTCATCTTGCCGTGCAGCAGATCAATGCGGGCTTCCGGCAGTATGGTTTTCAGGTCATCGGCCAGCTGGGTGGCGGCCAGCAGCTCCAGGTTCTCGTTTTCCTCGATCAGGGCGGTCACCACAAACGCCTGCCGGCCTTCACGAATCTGTCGCATCACGAAGCCGTACGCCTGCTGCCGGGCGGTGTCCTGAATCAGCTTGGTTTCGATGGGCGTGCGCCCGGGCGGCAGCTCGTCAATGATGCTGAGTTCCAGGTCGCCGTAGGCCGTCAGCGCCAGCGAACGCGGAATGGGCGTGGCGGACATCACCAGCACGTCGGGGCGCCCGGCCAGCAGTTTGCGCCGCTGCTGCACACCGAAGCGGTGTTCCTCGTCCACCACGGCCAGGCCCAGGTTGTCAAAGCGCACGTTCTCCTGAATCAGCGCCTGGGTGCCCACCACCACGTCCACGTCGCCCTGGGCAATGCGGGTTTGCATCTCCAGCTTGGCCTTGGGGGTCATGGCGCCAATCAGCAGGCCCACCCGCACGTCCAGCTTCCCCAGGTAGCCCACCAGGTTCGCGTAGTGTTGCCGCGCCAGGATCTCGGTGGGGGCCATCAGGGCGCCCTGGTAGCCGTCGCGAACCGCCAGATACAGGGCGCAGGCGGCCACAGCGGTCTTGCCGCTGCCCACGTCCCCCTGCACCAGCCGCGCCATCTGGCGTTCACCCCGCATGTCGTCCGTAATTTCCAGCAGCACCCGCCGCTGGGCGTTCGTGAAACGGAAGGGCAGCGCGGCCTCGAAGGTGTGGATGTCGTCCCCTGTGGCCTGAAACCGTTTGCCCTGCAGCACGGCGTCCTCGCCTTGCAGCAGCAGGCGCAGTTCGAGGAACAGGTACTCGTCAAAGCGCAGCCGGGCCCGCGCGCGGCCCAGGTGCCCCTCGTCGTGCGGAAAGTGAATGCCCCACAGCGCGTCGGCCAGATCGGTCAGGCGGTACTTCTGGCGCCAGTGGGCGGGCAGGTAATCGTCCAGCGGCACCGCCTGGAGAGAGCGGTGCGCGGCGCGACGCAGAAACTCCTGCGAGATGCCTTCCTTGCTGTCGTACACGCCCACAATGCGCCCTGTCGAGAGGCTGTCCTGCGCGCCTTCCACCGTTTCCAGGTGCTCCACGCCCAGCTGCACCGAGCGGCCAAACTTCTTCACCCGGCCTGTCAGTACGAGCCGCGCACCCTCTTTCAGCTGCCGCTCCACCCAGGGCTGGTTAAACCAGCTGGCGCGCACCCGCCCCCCGGCCGGGGTTTCCAGCGTGACCTCCAGAATCAGCATTCCGGGCTTGGGGCTGCGGCGGGATTTGGCAACCACCCGGCCCTCCACGGTCACCTTCTGGCCTTCCTCCACTTCCGAGAGGTCCGGCAGGGCCCGGCGGTCCTCGTGCCGGTGGGGGTAGGCGTGCAGCACGTCGCGCAGCAGGTGCAGGCCCAGCGTGTGCAGTTTGCGGGCACCACCGGGGCCAGTGTCGAGCCGCTCCACCGGGGCGTCCGGGGGCAGGCGCTCGCCGGGGGCAGCGGCAGGCACCGCCACCCGGGCCGCGCGCGCTGGCTTGGCGGCAGGTTTGGCGGCCTCGCTCAGCAGGGCCAGGGCCCGCTTCAGGGCGTCCTCGCGCTCCGGGAGATCCAGCGCGGCGTAGCCCGCCAGCACCTCGCGCACTTTCGGAAAGGGATTGCCCAGCGGCGAGGCCAGCAGTTTGTCCATGCCGCCCGCCACTACGCGGTTCTGGCAGCCCGAGGCCAGCTCCGCCGACAGGGGCCGCCGCAGTTTCTCCCGGAGTTCCGCCACGGTCGCCATCGCCCGCCCAGGCTAGCAGAGGGGGCCGGGCCGGACGGGGGAGACGGGCACCATCGCCCAGGGCCTAGTTCAGCAGCTTGGCTTCGCGCGGCACGTAGCCCAGCAGCACGTCCAGGCGGTCGCCCAGCGTGGGGGCG encodes the following:
- the recG gene encoding ATP-dependent DNA helicase RecG; translated protein: MATVAELREKLRRPLSAELASGCQNRVVAGGMDKLLASPLGNPFPKVREVLAGYAALDLPEREDALKRALALLSEAAKPAAKPARAARVAVPAAAPGERLPPDAPVERLDTGPGGARKLHTLGLHLLRDVLHAYPHRHEDRRALPDLSEVEEGQKVTVEGRVVAKSRRSPKPGMLILEVTLETPAGGRVRASWFNQPWVERQLKEGARLVLTGRVKKFGRSVQLGVEHLETVEGAQDSLSTGRIVGVYDSKEGISQEFLRRAAHRSLQAVPLDDYLPAHWRQKYRLTDLADALWGIHFPHDEGHLGRARARLRFDEYLFLELRLLLQGEDAVLQGKRFQATGDDIHTFEAALPFRFTNAQRRVLLEITDDMRGERQMARLVQGDVGSGKTAVAACALYLAVRDGYQGALMAPTEILARQHYANLVGYLGKLDVRVGLLIGAMTPKAKLEMQTRIAQGDVDVVVGTQALIQENVRFDNLGLAVVDEEHRFGVQQRRKLLAGRPDVLVMSATPIPRSLALTAYGDLELSIIDELPPGRTPIETKLIQDTARQQAYGFVMRQIREGRQAFVVTALIEENENLELLAATQLADDLKTILPEARIDLLHGKMSAAEKDHVMDRFRAHEFDVLVSTTVIEVGVDVPNATVMVIENAERFGLAQLHQLRGRVGRGSAQSYCVLIAGEHSKKTRQRLKIIEGSTDGFVIAEADLKLRGPGELRGTRQSGIPDLRLADLANDTEIIEQARELAKHILAHDPKLEHPRLQYLRSELQNRSQSVAFREVI